In one Rhodococcus sp. KBS0724 genomic region, the following are encoded:
- a CDS encoding MptD family putative ECF transporter S component, giving the protein MKQKNTIGLIAVITAAVGFVFACIPGALIVGWILLPIAFVLGIVGLCQSGKVKGTSIAAVIVAIVGTLVGFIVFFAVVTDAVDEAFSESDLSAAEPNSTGGSVTSGDSQTAAGSRENPLPIGAMVTNDDWDIVLGTPREAGSEVSAENQFNDSPKPGMEFWIVPVTATYTGDDTGTAWIDLRIKFVGSDNKAYGDRCGVIPDDLSDVDEVYPGGIAEGNTCVAVPAGADGLWSVSAGFTGSPSFFTTN; this is encoded by the coding sequence GTGAAACAGAAGAACACCATCGGCTTGATCGCCGTCATCACCGCGGCGGTCGGCTTCGTCTTCGCATGCATTCCCGGTGCCCTCATCGTCGGATGGATCCTGCTCCCGATCGCCTTCGTCCTCGGCATCGTGGGGCTATGCCAATCCGGCAAGGTCAAAGGCACAAGCATTGCCGCGGTCATCGTCGCGATCGTTGGCACCCTTGTCGGTTTCATCGTCTTCTTCGCCGTGGTCACAGATGCTGTTGACGAAGCGTTCAGCGAATCAGACCTATCGGCAGCCGAACCCAATTCAACCGGCGGGTCCGTTACGAGCGGCGATAGCCAAACCGCCGCTGGCAGCCGGGAGAACCCCCTTCCCATCGGCGCGATGGTCACCAACGACGATTGGGACATCGTCCTCGGCACTCCACGCGAGGCCGGCAGTGAGGTCAGCGCCGAAAACCAGTTCAACGACTCTCCGAAGCCGGGAATGGAATTCTGGATCGTGCCGGTCACAGCGACCTACACCGGTGATGACACCGGGACCGCCTGGATCGACCTGAGGATCAAGTTCGTCGGCTCGGACAACAAGGCGTACGGCGACAGATGCGGCGTCATCCCCGATGATCTCAGTGACGTGGACGAGGTCTACCCCGGAGGCATCGCGGAGGGGAACACCTGCGTTGCTGTTCCGGCCGGAGCCGACGGGCTGTGGTCGGTATCTGCAGGGTTCACGGGTAGCCCCAGCTTCTTCACCACCAACTGA